A genomic stretch from Gardnerella leopoldii includes:
- the hisS gene encoding histidine--tRNA ligase, with the protein MVQGSSISGFPEWLPSERAVEQQVIDTLREVFELNGFIGIETRAVEQGSSLLKKGETSKEIYLLSRLQEVGHESDTPVEERIGLHFDLTVPLSRYVVEHTGDLTFPFKRWQMQKVWRGERPQEGRFREFVQADIDVVGNGELPSHYEVELPLVMVEALERLRKFGLPKATVHANNRKLSEGFYRGIGLSDIEGVLREIDKLDKIGAEEVSKLLVKECGATASQADACLELAELTAETGDELKSRFDELCDKHNISRNDDNESYVLASQGVETLAMIVDEAARIRPGAVVADLKIARGLDYYTGSVYETFLDNAASLGSICSGGRYDNLVSQGKKKYPGVGLSIGMSRLLSYMLHTAGATVSRVSPAAVLVAVWNEEDRPACNAIAKTLRDRGIAADVAPSAAKLGKQIKYADKLGIPYVWFPADSTESESSHDEVKNIITGEQETADATSWQPDTVYARQTVSCAK; encoded by the coding sequence ATGGTACAAGGCTCATCAATATCGGGTTTCCCTGAATGGCTTCCTAGTGAACGCGCTGTTGAACAGCAAGTAATTGACACACTAAGAGAAGTGTTTGAACTCAACGGTTTTATTGGAATTGAAACGCGTGCAGTAGAACAGGGTTCAAGCTTATTAAAAAAAGGCGAAACCAGTAAAGAAATTTATTTATTATCGCGTTTACAAGAAGTTGGTCACGAATCCGACACTCCTGTAGAAGAACGCATTGGTTTACATTTCGATTTAACAGTTCCACTCAGCCGTTACGTCGTTGAGCATACTGGTGATTTGACGTTCCCATTTAAGCGCTGGCAAATGCAAAAAGTTTGGCGAGGGGAGCGTCCACAAGAAGGTCGTTTCCGTGAGTTTGTTCAAGCAGATATCGATGTCGTAGGAAATGGCGAATTACCTTCACACTACGAAGTTGAACTTCCACTTGTCATGGTTGAAGCTCTTGAGCGTTTACGTAAGTTCGGTCTTCCTAAGGCAACTGTTCATGCTAACAATCGAAAGCTTTCTGAAGGTTTTTATCGCGGTATTGGATTAAGCGATATCGAGGGAGTTCTTCGAGAAATCGATAAGCTAGACAAAATTGGCGCTGAAGAAGTATCCAAGCTTTTGGTAAAAGAATGCGGAGCTACGGCTTCTCAAGCTGATGCATGCTTAGAATTAGCTGAACTTACTGCCGAAACAGGAGATGAGTTGAAGTCTCGTTTCGACGAATTATGCGATAAGCATAATATTTCTCGAAATGATGATAACGAGTCTTATGTTTTAGCTTCTCAAGGTGTTGAAACTCTTGCAATGATTGTAGACGAGGCAGCACGTATTCGCCCAGGCGCTGTTGTTGCTGATTTGAAGATTGCTCGTGGACTTGACTACTATACTGGTTCTGTTTACGAAACTTTCCTTGATAATGCAGCATCTCTTGGTTCAATTTGCTCTGGTGGACGTTACGATAATTTAGTTTCACAGGGCAAGAAGAAGTATCCAGGCGTAGGACTTTCAATTGGCATGTCTCGACTGCTTTCTTATATGCTTCACACTGCAGGAGCTACTGTTTCTCGAGTTTCTCCTGCTGCAGTACTTGTTGCAGTGTGGAATGAAGAAGATCGTCCTGCATGCAATGCTATTGCTAAAACTTTACGAGATCGAGGCATTGCAGCAGATGTTGCTCCTAGCGCAGCAAAGCTTGGTAAGCAAATAAAATATGCTGACAAGCTCGGCATTCCTTATGTGTGGTTCCCTGCTGATAGCACTGAATCAGAGTCATCTCACGATGAAGTAAAAAATATTATTACTGGCGAACAGGAAACCGCGGATGCCACGTCTTGGCAACCGGATACTGTTTATGCCCGGCAGACAGTTTCTTGCGCTAAATAA
- the aspS gene encoding aspartate--tRNA ligase yields the protein MSQTAYRTHHAVEVTEELVGQKVTIAGWVDRRRDHGGVAFVDVRDNTGLVQVVIYDEETARPLRSEFVVQVTGEVRLRPDGNENDHLATGKIEIVAQTVTILAKSDALPFQVSTALENESENKLPSEDVRLKYRYLDLRRPSMQRNLKLRSDMAKAARHALEDMNFTEVETPTFIKSTPEGARDFVVPARLVPGSWYALPQSPQLLKQLLMVSGVERYYQLARCYRDEDFRADRQPEFTQLDMEMSFASQEDVMAMAERVIAAIWKEAGHEIALPLPRITWQEAMDKYGSDKPDLRFGNPLIELTDYFKNTPFRVFQASYVGAVLFKGGAATPRRQFDAWQDWAKQRGAKGLAYVVFGEDGELKGPVAKNLSEEERAGLKEAVGAEDGDAVFFAAGSRESSQLLLGAVRVELASRAGLLHPDEFAFTWVVDFPLFKRTDDPDDDDVAVGHSKWTSMHHPFTMPSADWIDKFDKDPEHAMSDSYDIVCNGNEMGGGSVRIHRDDIQDRVLNVLGIDKAEADEKFGFLLEAFKYGAPPHAGIALGWDRTAAILAGASSIRDVIAFPKAGGGRDPLTGAPAPISDEQRAETGVDYDPEENE from the coding sequence ATGAGCCAGACGGCGTATCGCACACATCATGCCGTTGAAGTGACTGAAGAATTAGTCGGGCAAAAAGTAACCATCGCTGGTTGGGTTGATCGTCGCCGTGATCATGGTGGAGTCGCCTTTGTTGATGTCCGTGATAACACAGGCTTAGTGCAAGTTGTTATTTACGATGAAGAAACTGCACGACCATTGCGTAGTGAATTCGTTGTACAAGTGACCGGCGAAGTTCGCTTGCGTCCAGATGGCAACGAAAACGATCATTTAGCAACCGGTAAAATTGAGATTGTTGCTCAAACTGTTACTATTCTCGCAAAGTCAGACGCTTTGCCATTCCAGGTTTCAACAGCTTTGGAAAACGAGTCCGAGAACAAGCTTCCAAGCGAAGATGTTCGTTTGAAGTATCGCTACCTTGATTTGCGTCGCCCATCTATGCAACGCAATTTGAAGCTTCGCTCTGATATGGCTAAGGCTGCCCGCCATGCTTTGGAAGACATGAACTTTACTGAAGTTGAAACACCAACTTTCATTAAGTCAACTCCTGAAGGTGCTCGCGACTTCGTTGTTCCAGCACGATTGGTTCCAGGCTCTTGGTACGCACTTCCACAGTCTCCTCAGCTTCTAAAGCAGTTGCTCATGGTTTCTGGCGTCGAGCGCTACTATCAGCTTGCTCGTTGCTATCGCGACGAAGACTTCCGTGCGGATCGTCAGCCTGAGTTCACTCAGCTTGATATGGAAATGAGCTTTGCAAGCCAGGAAGATGTTATGGCTATGGCAGAGCGCGTTATTGCTGCTATTTGGAAGGAAGCTGGTCACGAGATTGCTCTTCCTTTGCCTCGTATTACTTGGCAGGAAGCAATGGATAAGTATGGTTCCGATAAGCCTGATTTGCGTTTTGGAAACCCACTTATTGAGTTGACTGACTACTTTAAGAACACTCCATTCCGCGTGTTCCAAGCTTCATACGTTGGCGCTGTGCTCTTTAAGGGCGGTGCTGCAACTCCTCGCCGTCAGTTTGACGCTTGGCAGGATTGGGCTAAGCAGCGTGGAGCTAAGGGATTGGCTTACGTTGTGTTTGGTGAAGATGGCGAGTTAAAGGGTCCTGTTGCTAAGAATCTTAGTGAAGAAGAGCGCGCAGGTCTTAAGGAAGCTGTTGGAGCAGAAGATGGCGATGCAGTGTTCTTCGCAGCAGGCTCCCGCGAGTCTTCGCAGCTTTTGCTCGGTGCTGTTCGTGTAGAGCTTGCTAGCCGCGCAGGATTGCTTCACCCAGATGAGTTTGCTTTCACTTGGGTTGTTGACTTCCCACTGTTCAAGCGCACTGATGATCCAGATGATGACGACGTTGCTGTTGGTCACTCAAAGTGGACTTCTATGCACCATCCATTCACAATGCCATCTGCTGATTGGATCGATAAGTTTGATAAAGATCCAGAGCACGCTATGAGCGATTCTTACGATATCGTGTGCAACGGTAACGAAATGGGCGGCGGATCCGTTCGTATTCACCGCGACGATATTCAAGATCGTGTGCTTAACGTTCTTGGAATCGATAAGGCTGAAGCTGACGAAAAGTTCGGCTTCTTGCTTGAAGCTTTCAAGTATGGTGCTCCACCTCACGCTGGTATTGCTTTGGGTTGGGATCGTACTGCTGCAATTTTGGCAGGCGCAAGCTCAATCCGCGACGTAATTGCATTCCCTAAGGCTGGCGGCGGTAGGGATCCTCTAACCGGCGCTCCTGCTCCGATTTCTGACGAGCAGCGTGCTGAAACTGGCGTTGATTACGATCCAGAAGAAAACGAGTAA
- a CDS encoding amino acid ABC transporter ATP-binding protein, giving the protein MDKQVSKSNPNAEDMTNRTISVQKAANPLVELSHVEKHYGKLHVLKDINLTVNKGEVLVIIGPSGSGKSTMCRTINRLETIDSGDIRIDGEPLPQEGKELAALRAEVGMVFQSFNLFANKTILENVILAPMKVRHMDQQSAESLAMELLTRVGVDNQANKMPSQLSGGQQQRVAIARALAMQPKVMLFDEPTSALDPEMVNEVLDVMVELAKEGMTMICVTHEMGFARKAADRIVFMADGQILEQGTPEEFFEHPKTDRAKDFLSKILTH; this is encoded by the coding sequence ATGGATAAGCAAGTATCAAAGTCAAATCCAAACGCCGAGGATATGACTAATCGCACTATTTCAGTGCAAAAAGCGGCAAATCCCCTCGTAGAACTAAGTCATGTCGAAAAGCATTATGGAAAACTTCATGTGCTTAAAGACATCAATCTGACTGTTAATAAAGGCGAAGTACTAGTTATTATCGGTCCATCTGGTTCTGGTAAATCGACAATGTGTCGCACAATTAACCGTCTCGAAACTATTGATTCAGGTGACATACGTATTGACGGTGAGCCACTTCCTCAAGAAGGAAAAGAACTTGCAGCTTTGCGAGCAGAAGTTGGTATGGTATTCCAGTCCTTTAATCTTTTCGCTAACAAGACTATTTTGGAAAATGTTATTCTTGCTCCAATGAAAGTGCGCCATATGGATCAGCAAAGTGCTGAATCTCTTGCTATGGAATTGCTTACTCGAGTCGGAGTTGATAATCAAGCAAATAAAATGCCTTCACAACTTTCCGGCGGTCAGCAGCAGCGTGTTGCAATTGCTCGAGCTCTTGCTATGCAGCCAAAAGTTATGCTTTTTGATGAACCTACATCTGCACTAGATCCGGAAATGGTTAATGAAGTTCTTGATGTCATGGTTGAACTTGCAAAAGAAGGCATGACTATGATTTGTGTTACCCACGAAATGGGATTTGCACGCAAGGCAGCTGACAGAATTGTATTTATGGCAGATGGTCAAATTCTTGAACAAGGCACTCCTGAAGAATTCTTTGAACATCCAAAAACTGATCGTGCAAAAGATTTCCTTTCCAAGATTCTTACGCATTAA
- a CDS encoding glutamate ABC transporter substrate-binding protein, with product MKILQNRIFRAILAMLCTICCVMPLTACDRSDGKKVIRIGIKFDQPGIGFKKSGTYVGFDVDVAKYVAKKLGYSEDQIVWKESPSKQRETMLQNGDVDMIVASYSITDARKKMVTFAGPYFIAGQDLLVRKDEHKVSGPNDLDGKRLCSVSGSTSAIAIKERYSSKVQLMQQPGYAECATALFSGIVDAVTTDDIILAGLATASRGRLKLVNKPFTAEYYGIGIKKGNTGLAKKINTALKDMIRNGSWKRALDDNLRGTGFKPNAKYNPPIPQEGEK from the coding sequence ATGAAAATATTACAAAATCGCATTTTTCGTGCGATACTAGCGATGCTTTGTACCATATGTTGCGTTATGCCACTTACAGCGTGCGATCGTAGCGATGGTAAAAAAGTCATACGCATCGGTATTAAATTCGATCAGCCAGGCATCGGCTTCAAAAAATCAGGAACTTACGTTGGATTCGACGTTGATGTTGCAAAGTATGTTGCTAAAAAGCTTGGCTATTCCGAAGATCAGATTGTGTGGAAAGAATCACCATCTAAACAACGCGAAACGATGCTCCAAAATGGCGATGTTGATATGATTGTAGCCTCATACTCTATTACGGATGCTCGTAAAAAAATGGTGACATTTGCAGGACCATATTTTATTGCTGGCCAGGATTTACTAGTTCGAAAAGATGAGCATAAAGTAAGCGGTCCAAATGATTTGGACGGAAAGCGTTTATGCTCAGTTTCAGGCTCAACATCTGCAATTGCTATTAAGGAGCGTTACTCTTCAAAGGTACAGCTTATGCAACAGCCTGGTTATGCAGAATGTGCAACTGCATTATTCTCAGGAATTGTAGATGCTGTAACTACCGACGACATTATTCTTGCTGGTTTAGCAACCGCTTCTCGAGGTCGTTTAAAGCTTGTAAACAAGCCATTTACCGCAGAATATTACGGAATTGGCATTAAAAAAGGAAATACAGGCTTAGCTAAGAAAATTAACACAGCCTTAAAAGACATGATTCGTAACGGATCATGGAAAAGAGCTCTAGACGACAATTTACGAGGCACTGGCTTTAAGCCAAACGCAAAGTATAATCCGCCAATTCCTCAAGAAGGAGAGAAGTAA
- a CDS encoding ABC transporter permease subunit (The N-terminal region of this protein, as described by TIGR01726, is a three transmembrane segment that identifies a subfamily of ABC transporter permease subunits, which specificities that include histidine, arginine, glutamine, glutamate, L-cystine (sic), the opines (in Agrobacterium) octopine and nopaline, etc.), translated as MQDFMQLFTSYNIPGAFLVNIEITLWSVLFSSIIGVILVTMRICPVSSLRMIATVYVELFKNMPLTIIMVFMVLGVYAQLKIGFSSIFEVNFFWLAIAGLSLYTAAFVCESLRSGLNTVPVGQAEACRALGLNFFQSATQVILPQTFCGSVAPLGNTFIALLKNSTVAAAASVATETSTMMSEMIEKHADLIVPIFLIFACGYIMLIIPIGILTTYLSNKLAVRR; from the coding sequence ATGCAAGATTTTATGCAGCTATTTACCTCCTACAATATTCCAGGAGCATTCTTGGTTAATATTGAAATAACTTTATGGAGTGTACTTTTTTCATCAATTATTGGCGTAATTCTTGTTACTATGCGCATTTGCCCTGTTTCATCATTACGTATGATTGCTACAGTTTATGTTGAATTGTTTAAAAACATGCCACTTACCATCATTATGGTTTTCATGGTTTTAGGCGTTTACGCTCAGCTTAAGATAGGATTCTCCTCAATTTTTGAAGTGAATTTCTTCTGGCTGGCAATTGCTGGATTATCGCTTTATACTGCAGCATTTGTTTGCGAATCTTTGAGATCTGGTCTTAATACAGTGCCTGTTGGCCAAGCAGAAGCTTGCCGCGCTCTTGGATTAAATTTCTTCCAATCTGCAACACAAGTAATTCTTCCACAAACTTTCTGCGGTTCAGTAGCACCATTAGGTAATACTTTTATTGCTTTGCTTAAGAATTCTACAGTTGCTGCTGCAGCATCAGTTGCCACAGAGACTTCAACAATGATGAGCGAAATGATTGAGAAACATGCAGATTTGATTGTTCCAATCTTCTTAATTTTCGCTTGCGGATACATTATGCTCATCATTCCTATCGGCATTTTGACTACTTATTTGTCAAATAAACTTGCTGTGAGAAGGTGA
- a CDS encoding amino acid ABC transporter permease — MAKQREQSLLFDAPGPKALKKIRIANIIAGCIFVICIIAILVRLSNPPEGENQLSWTLWNPALESEAWVDFYLPGLWMTLKASLLAVVGSIVFGLFFGLCRLLPNFIIRSISAIVVEFCRAVPVLMLMIFLWRAFALSGMKESSYWAVVLALIMYNGSVVAELVRSGVGNLPNGQREASLALGLSEYQSLTQIEMPQAIIAMMPAAVTQLVVVLKDTALGSIIMYTDLLQESRRLGSMYFNILQTLSVAAVIYFLICLALSWFAQWLPSHLKNRTAAPTEPEPVAPIAIMDPSNVNQIAVASEVKELPYGGTPRKYHVHHRGTNASIHHWRHTRYLQGYDEHHLKTGDEPEENDDNNAENN; from the coding sequence ATGGCTAAACAACGTGAACAATCATTATTATTTGATGCTCCAGGTCCAAAAGCTCTTAAGAAAATTCGCATAGCTAATATTATTGCCGGTTGCATTTTTGTTATTTGCATTATTGCTATTCTCGTTCGTTTGAGCAATCCTCCAGAGGGAGAAAACCAACTTTCTTGGACACTTTGGAATCCTGCACTCGAATCTGAAGCCTGGGTTGATTTTTATCTTCCTGGATTATGGATGACACTAAAGGCATCGTTACTTGCAGTAGTTGGTTCTATTGTATTTGGCTTATTCTTCGGACTTTGCCGTTTACTACCTAATTTTATTATTCGTAGTATTTCCGCAATAGTAGTAGAATTTTGCCGTGCAGTACCAGTATTGATGCTTATGATTTTCTTGTGGAGAGCATTCGCACTTTCTGGTATGAAAGAATCATCATACTGGGCTGTTGTTTTGGCACTGATTATGTATAACGGTTCTGTTGTTGCAGAACTTGTTAGATCTGGTGTTGGCAACTTGCCAAACGGTCAAAGAGAAGCTTCGCTTGCATTAGGATTGAGCGAATACCAATCATTGACACAAATTGAAATGCCTCAAGCAATTATTGCTATGATGCCTGCAGCAGTAACTCAGCTTGTAGTTGTTTTGAAGGATACTGCACTTGGTTCAATTATTATGTACACTGATTTGCTTCAGGAATCGCGTCGACTCGGATCAATGTACTTTAATATTTTGCAAACATTAAGCGTTGCAGCAGTAATATATTTCCTTATTTGCTTGGCATTGTCTTGGTTTGCACAATGGTTGCCATCGCACTTGAAGAATCGAACTGCCGCTCCAACAGAACCAGAGCCTGTTGCTCCAATTGCTATTATGGATCCTTCTAATGTGAACCAAATAGCAGTTGCTAGCGAAGTTAAAGAGCTTCCTTATGGTGGTACTCCACGTAAGTATCACGTACATCATCGCGGTACAAACGCTTCTATTCACCATTGGCGTCACACTCGTTACTTGCAAGGCTATGACGAGCATCATCTAAAAACTGGAGATGAACCGGAAGAAAATGATGACAACAATGCAGAAAATAACTAA
- a CDS encoding UTP--glucose-1-phosphate uridylyltransferase, whose product MDDAFELSAAKMREQGMSEIAIEQFKHLYNAWNLDKSGDKPAEFIRENTVEPIKSVPTFHEIYETIDHDKAVNAFAKTAFIKLNGGLGTSMGLSCAKSLLPVRRHKARQMRFIDIIIGQVLTARQRLGVNLPLIFMNSFRTSHDTLQVLKRNRKFVQDNIPVEIIQHQEPKLVEETGEPVSHKEDRSLEWCPPGHGDIFSTLWESDLLHTLKENGIEYLFISNSDNLGARPSRTLAQHFENTGAPIMIEVAKRTQADRKGGHIVRDAQTGRLILREMTQVHPEDRRSAQSIKKHPYFNTNNIWVRVDALEKKLKEHKGILPLPVIFNHKTVDPTDESSTPVVQLETAMGAIASLFDDAICVEVDRMRFLPVKTTNDLFIMRSDRFHLTDSYEMEDGNYIFPDIDLDPRYYKNINDFNERFPYSVPALAAAKSVTIRGDWTFGNQVSMFADAVLEDTGEPSYVPNGEFVGPQGIEPDSWV is encoded by the coding sequence ATGGATGACGCGTTTGAGTTGTCCGCTGCAAAGATGCGCGAACAAGGCATGAGCGAAATTGCTATTGAACAATTTAAACACTTATATAATGCTTGGAATTTAGATAAATCAGGGGATAAGCCTGCGGAGTTTATTCGCGAGAACACGGTTGAGCCTATTAAAAGCGTTCCAACTTTCCACGAAATTTACGAAACTATTGATCACGACAAAGCTGTTAACGCATTCGCAAAAACTGCTTTTATTAAATTAAATGGCGGTTTGGGAACATCTATGGGCTTGTCTTGCGCAAAATCTTTACTACCAGTTCGTAGGCATAAAGCTCGCCAAATGCGCTTTATTGATATTATTATTGGACAAGTTCTTACAGCTCGTCAACGATTAGGAGTTAATCTTCCGCTTATTTTCATGAATTCTTTCCGCACGTCTCATGATACTTTGCAAGTACTAAAACGCAATCGCAAGTTTGTGCAAGACAATATTCCTGTAGAAATTATTCAACATCAAGAACCAAAATTAGTAGAGGAAACTGGAGAACCGGTTTCTCACAAGGAAGATCGATCTCTTGAATGGTGCCCTCCAGGTCACGGCGATATTTTTTCAACTCTGTGGGAATCTGATTTATTGCATACTCTTAAAGAAAATGGAATTGAGTATTTGTTTATTTCAAATTCTGACAATTTAGGTGCTAGACCGTCGCGCACTCTTGCTCAACATTTTGAAAATACTGGCGCACCTATCATGATTGAGGTTGCGAAGCGAACGCAAGCAGATCGTAAGGGCGGTCACATTGTTAGGGACGCGCAAACAGGAAGACTAATACTACGAGAAATGACACAGGTTCATCCTGAGGATCGTAGAAGCGCACAAAGCATTAAAAAACATCCATACTTCAACACAAATAATATTTGGGTTCGTGTAGATGCTCTAGAAAAAAAGTTAAAAGAGCACAAAGGAATTTTGCCTTTGCCTGTTATTTTTAATCACAAAACTGTTGACCCAACTGACGAAAGCAGCACACCAGTAGTGCAATTAGAAACAGCAATGGGCGCAATAGCTTCACTTTTTGATGACGCAATTTGCGTAGAAGTTGATCGCATGCGTTTCTTGCCTGTTAAAACAACCAATGACTTATTTATTATGCGATCAGATAGATTCCATCTTACTGATTCATATGAAATGGAAGATGGTAACTATATATTTCCTGATATTGATTTGGATCCACGTTATTACAAAAACATCAATGATTTCAACGAAAGATTCCCATATTCTGTTCCAGCTTTAGCTGCTGCAAAATCAGTAACTATTAGAGGGGATTGGACATTTGGAAATCAAGTTTCAATGTTTGCTGACGCTGTTTTAGAAGATACAGGAGAACCAAGTTATGTGCCGAACGGAGAATTCGTGGGACCGCAAGGAATTGAACCAGACTCTTGGGTTTAA
- a CDS encoding helix-turn-helix transcriptional regulator has translation MVEGSNGRRRFSDKWGKHELDVLAVLSSAFPQWLTSRQIAQRVKAYADSYGELADQAAKAAFAKQFQRDRAKLAAMGIAIESRQPEYSSKSEGQDFASYRLQLGDEPRVRLRFDQSELPVLAAANYLARSMSISSLDSGQHEQQRTSRTAPRVPQTPIPGLGLDSIAPGLGTQMLPDSLVKVIDSRRFAATVDVDGEHLNVAYTDADDLAMFVLEHPGSSVVSPQEAVDAFHRRLHAAVNFAQCDENEQKDEEDAIQEAQNIEEQNSDTDKSHTKKGSSFQTGSEVDRRLRLMLFLSAHLGEEFPLDELAERFIGRPKSDDELRRFVTILHKDINTLTTVSDDGEMAGSQFFDIDWTLLENEGIVSATNSLGLERLAGISQQYLSMLTASANYLAHSLLLPIEQRTQAESLYKRLRRHVLPGQTPWLSLTGYEIEPRNCSIVRSAINSGSLLDMEYTDGAGRIRRKIVAPSKIYVDEGVYYVAVWTDVEQQTPEDKREFVAKDTTINKANGLPRIWQVLRVARIERAEVVEPVSQVEIPDVPVSELRKWCFDNGTETCFITDETELNFLKNLSGATMETCGSGVKVHLTVSSDSWFVAFCIAHARHITAVAPETLRSMIIARAQRELSVNHADNANTEE, from the coding sequence ATGGTAGAAGGAAGCAACGGAAGGCGACGTTTTTCCGACAAATGGGGCAAACACGAGTTAGATGTACTCGCTGTATTGTCTTCCGCATTCCCGCAATGGCTGACTTCGCGTCAAATTGCACAGCGCGTAAAGGCATATGCAGATTCGTACGGTGAGCTTGCAGATCAAGCAGCTAAAGCAGCATTCGCAAAACAATTCCAGCGAGATCGCGCAAAGCTTGCTGCTATGGGTATTGCAATCGAATCTAGGCAGCCAGAATATTCTTCAAAGTCCGAAGGTCAAGACTTTGCGTCTTATCGTTTGCAATTAGGCGATGAACCTCGCGTACGTTTACGCTTCGACCAATCTGAATTACCAGTTTTAGCTGCAGCAAATTATCTTGCTCGTTCAATGTCTATTTCTTCTCTTGATTCAGGTCAACACGAGCAACAGCGCACTTCTCGCACTGCTCCTAGAGTTCCACAAACTCCTATTCCTGGCTTAGGCTTAGATTCAATCGCACCTGGTCTTGGAACACAAATGCTACCTGATTCATTGGTAAAAGTTATTGATTCTCGCAGATTTGCCGCAACTGTGGATGTCGATGGTGAACATTTAAACGTTGCTTATACTGATGCTGACGACTTAGCGATGTTTGTGCTAGAACATCCTGGATCTAGCGTAGTAAGCCCTCAAGAAGCAGTTGATGCTTTCCATCGCCGTTTGCACGCAGCAGTTAATTTTGCTCAATGTGACGAAAATGAGCAAAAAGATGAAGAAGATGCTATACAAGAAGCGCAAAATATTGAAGAACAAAATAGCGACACTGATAAATCGCATACCAAAAAAGGCTCTTCATTCCAAACTGGAAGTGAAGTAGATCGTAGGCTTCGATTGATGCTTTTCTTGTCTGCTCATCTTGGAGAGGAATTCCCATTAGACGAGCTTGCTGAGCGTTTTATTGGTAGACCAAAAAGCGATGATGAACTTCGTCGATTTGTTACAATTCTTCACAAGGATATAAATACTCTTACTACTGTTTCTGACGATGGGGAAATGGCCGGAAGCCAATTCTTTGATATAGATTGGACTCTTCTTGAGAACGAGGGAATTGTTTCTGCTACTAATTCTTTAGGATTGGAAAGACTTGCTGGAATTTCGCAGCAATATTTGAGCATGCTTACTGCGTCTGCTAATTATTTGGCACATTCCTTGCTTTTGCCTATTGAACAGCGCACACAAGCTGAATCCTTGTATAAACGTCTTCGCCGTCATGTTCTTCCTGGTCAAACTCCATGGCTGAGTTTAACAGGTTACGAAATTGAGCCTCGAAATTGTTCTATTGTTCGCAGTGCTATTAACTCTGGATCTTTGCTAGATATGGAATACACTGACGGGGCAGGACGTATTCGTCGCAAGATTGTTGCACCGTCGAAGATTTACGTTGATGAAGGCGTTTACTATGTTGCAGTGTGGACTGATGTAGAGCAGCAAACACCAGAAGATAAACGTGAATTTGTTGCTAAAGATACGACAATTAATAAAGCGAATGGATTGCCTCGCATTTGGCAAGTTCTTCGCGTAGCACGTATTGAACGTGCAGAAGTTGTAGAGCCTGTATCTCAAGTTGAAATTCCAGATGTGCCAGTTAGTGAACTTCGTAAATGGTGCTTTGATAACGGAACTGAAACTTGCTTTATTACCGATGAAACAGAATTGAACTTTTTGAAGAATCTTTCTGGAGCCACTATGGAAACTTGTGGCAGCGGAGTAAAAGTCCATCTTACTGTTTCTTCTGATTCATGGTTCGTTGCTTTTTGCATTGCTCACGCACGTCATATTACAGCTGTTGCTCCTGAAACATTGCGCAGTATGATTATTGCTCGCGCTCAACGTGAATTAAGCGTTAATCACGCTGATAATGCGAATACAGAGGAATAA